The Desulfoscipio gibsoniae DSM 7213 genome contains a region encoding:
- a CDS encoding spore germination protein — protein MAPAAIENKTRLSKHLDVNKDLLAEKLAFDKNFDIVRREMIIGGRKTLMLFVDAFANAELMTEILYNLHQLDHEDLSVDAFQKLFLKHINYVEVQPSEYLEDLIEKMLSGPLALIVDGLDQAILLDVRTYPARNPEEPDLERVVRGSRDGFTETLVFNTALIRRRIRDPKLRMEYTQAGNRSKTDIVICYIEDIANEDLVDSIREKIGAINIDGLPMAEKAVEELITPGNYWNPLPRVRYTERPDVAAIHLLEGHVLVMVDTSPSVMITPATYFHHMQHAEEYRQNPAAGVFMRFIRYMGVAASVFLLPLWLLAVLQPGILPPALKFIGPEEIGKIPIFIQFLIAEAAVDMVRMATIHTPTALATAVGLIAALLIGDLAVTVGLFNAEVIMYTAAAVVGNYLTPSYELGFANRLIRLFLLVMVGFFRLPGLLLGMVLVLALMVFTRSFGVPYMWPLIPFNARALYNIIVRRPVPVSNVRPSILKPRDSDRQAVPVPARKPEERNKKQDKR, from the coding sequence ATGGCACCCGCTGCCATTGAGAACAAGACCAGGCTAAGTAAACACCTGGATGTCAACAAAGATTTGCTGGCTGAAAAATTAGCTTTTGATAAAAACTTTGATATCGTCAGGCGGGAAATGATTATCGGTGGTCGCAAGACATTAATGTTGTTTGTCGATGCCTTTGCGAATGCCGAATTGATGACGGAAATTTTATACAACTTGCATCAATTGGACCATGAAGACCTGTCAGTGGATGCATTTCAAAAACTTTTTTTAAAGCATATTAACTACGTTGAAGTGCAGCCGTCGGAATACCTGGAAGACTTGATCGAAAAAATGCTTTCCGGCCCTCTGGCCCTTATTGTTGACGGACTGGATCAGGCCATCTTGCTGGATGTTCGTACCTACCCGGCCCGTAATCCCGAAGAACCCGATTTGGAAAGAGTGGTGCGGGGCTCCAGGGATGGTTTTACTGAAACGCTGGTATTTAACACTGCACTGATCAGACGTCGCATTCGGGACCCCAAGCTGCGTATGGAATATACCCAGGCGGGGAATCGTTCCAAGACAGATATAGTTATCTGCTACATTGAGGATATTGCCAATGAGGATTTGGTCGACAGTATCCGGGAAAAAATTGGTGCGATTAATATTGATGGGCTGCCGATGGCTGAGAAGGCTGTGGAAGAGCTTATTACACCCGGGAACTATTGGAACCCGCTACCCAGAGTGCGTTATACGGAAAGGCCGGACGTGGCCGCTATACACTTGCTGGAAGGACATGTGTTGGTGATGGTGGATACCTCGCCCAGCGTCATGATTACTCCGGCCACCTATTTCCACCACATGCAGCACGCCGAGGAATACCGGCAAAACCCTGCGGCGGGGGTATTTATGCGCTTTATCAGGTACATGGGGGTGGCCGCTTCCGTGTTTCTACTGCCCCTGTGGCTGCTGGCGGTGCTGCAGCCCGGTATACTGCCGCCTGCACTGAAATTTATCGGACCTGAGGAAATAGGGAAAATACCAATATTTATTCAGTTTCTCATTGCCGAGGCAGCAGTGGACATGGTGCGCATGGCCACCATCCACACTCCCACCGCGCTAGCTACTGCGGTTGGCCTTATTGCCGCGCTATTGATCGGTGATCTGGCGGTGACCGTGGGGCTGTTTAACGCTGAAGTGATTATGTATACAGCTGCGGCGGTGGTTGGCAATTACCTTACGCCCAGTTACGAATTGGGCTTCGCCAACCGGCTGATCCGCTTGTTCTTGCTGGTAATGGTGGGATTTTTCCGCCTGCCCGGGTTACTGCTGGGCATGGTGCTGGTGCTGGCTTTAATGGTATTTACCCGTTCTTTCGGGGTGCCTTACATGTGGCCGCTGATACCCTTTAATGCCAGGGCTTTATACAACATTATAGTGCGCCGCCCGGTACCGGTGAGCAATGTGCGGCCCAGTATTTTAAAACCCCGTGATTCAGACCGGCAGGCTGTTCCGGTACCGGCTCGCAAACCGGAGGAACGGAATAAGAAGCAGGATAAAAGATAA
- the sigF gene encoding RNA polymerase sporulation sigma factor SigF, producing the protein MSNRLMEMNLPRFPLLKDAEMKDLLSRAQAGDEQARERLVNCNLKLVFNLVKRFQNRGYELEDLFQIGCIGLMKAIDKFDMSYNVRFSTYAVPMIVGEIRRFLRDDNPIKVSRSIKETAYKVQQTRDILVAKMGREPTINEIAVELGIPREEVVTALEASQSPASIYETLHQDDGDPIYLLDQLSEGDGGDMPWLDNIAVKEVLKRLPDRDRLILLWRFFGDKTQGEIADRLGLSQVQVSRLERQALQKLRDLMESAQ; encoded by the coding sequence ATGAGTAATCGGTTAATGGAAATGAACCTGCCCCGCTTTCCCCTGCTTAAGGATGCGGAAATGAAAGACCTGCTATCCCGGGCCCAGGCAGGGGACGAGCAAGCCAGGGAACGACTGGTCAATTGCAATTTAAAGCTGGTTTTCAACCTGGTCAAGCGCTTTCAAAACCGGGGTTATGAGTTGGAGGACCTTTTTCAGATTGGCTGCATCGGGTTAATGAAGGCCATTGATAAGTTTGACATGAGCTATAATGTGCGCTTTTCCACTTATGCTGTGCCCATGATAGTGGGCGAAATAAGGCGGTTTTTACGTGATGACAACCCCATCAAGGTAAGCCGCTCCATTAAAGAAACTGCTTATAAAGTTCAGCAGACACGGGATATTCTGGTGGCTAAAATGGGCCGTGAGCCTACAATTAATGAAATTGCCGTTGAATTAGGGATACCCAGGGAGGAAGTAGTGACGGCACTGGAGGCATCCCAATCCCCGGCCTCCATTTATGAAACACTGCACCAGGATGACGGTGATCCCATATATTTGCTTGACCAGCTTAGCGAGGGTGACGGTGGAGATATGCCCTGGCTGGATAATATTGCTGTAAAAGAGGTGCTGAAGAGATTACCGGACAGGGACCGGCTCATACTGCTGTGGCGATTTTTCGGCGATAAAACCCAGGGGGAAATTGCTGACCGGCTGGGACTTTCCCAGGTGCAGGTTTCCCGCTTGGAACGTCAGGCTCTGCAAAAACTGCGGGACTTGATGGAAAGCGCCCAGTAA
- a CDS encoding stage V sporulation protein AE has translation MGKPISVIVVTDGDKMAKRTVEIAAHNIGARCISASAGNPTTLTGEQLVCLIKQAAHEPVVIMLDDKGKHGMGRGESALAYLARHPDIRILGALAVASNTEFTHGAHVDLSVDCHADLVDGPVDKLGQASGCNGDVLCGDTVEVLDELNLPVIIGIGDVGKMNYADSYAFGAPLTTKALREIIKRSGYDGTRCH, from the coding sequence GTGGGTAAACCAATCAGTGTAATAGTGGTGACAGACGGGGACAAAATGGCTAAAAGAACTGTGGAAATAGCTGCGCATAACATTGGGGCCCGCTGTATTTCCGCATCGGCCGGCAACCCAACTACTTTGACAGGGGAACAATTGGTCTGTTTAATTAAGCAGGCTGCTCACGAGCCGGTGGTGATTATGCTTGATGATAAGGGTAAGCACGGCATGGGACGCGGTGAGTCGGCGCTGGCTTACCTGGCCCGGCACCCGGATATACGCATTTTAGGTGCCCTGGCGGTGGCCTCCAATACCGAGTTTACGCACGGAGCCCATGTAGATTTATCAGTGGACTGCCACGCCGATTTAGTGGACGGGCCGGTGGATAAATTGGGGCAGGCCAGTGGCTGCAACGGTGATGTACTGTGTGGTGATACCGTGGAAGTGTTGGATGAGTTAAATCTGCCGGTAATTATAGGTATTGGTGATGTAGGTAAAATGAATTATGCCGATTCCTATGCTTTCGGTGCGCCGCTAACTACTAAAGCATTAAGGGAAATTATCAAGAGGAGTGGATACGATGGCACCCGCTGCCATTGA
- the spoIIAB gene encoding anti-sigma F factor, with product MNKAVLEFSSRPVNVSFARVAVAAFASQLDFTLSDLEEIKVAVSEAVTNAIVHGYDSNPDCTVRLEIKVAEEFMEIEVIDHGKGIKDIPKAMEPAYSTNPERMGLGFSFMQSFMEKFNVSSSPGKGTRVKMSRRAGTPGRKAVPEQ from the coding sequence TTGAATAAAGCCGTGCTTGAGTTTTCCAGCCGTCCGGTAAACGTTTCTTTTGCCCGGGTAGCAGTGGCAGCTTTTGCCTCTCAGTTGGATTTTACATTATCTGATTTAGAAGAAATTAAGGTGGCGGTCTCCGAAGCGGTGACCAATGCTATAGTTCATGGGTATGATAGTAACCCGGACTGTACAGTCCGGTTGGAAATAAAAGTTGCTGAGGAATTTATGGAAATAGAAGTAATTGATCATGGTAAGGGTATAAAAGATATTCCCAAAGCTATGGAACCCGCTTATTCCACTAATCCGGAGCGGATGGGCCTGGGATTTTCCTTTATGCAGTCATTTATGGAAAAGTTTAATGTATCTTCCTCACCGGGTAAGGGCACTCGGGTAAAAATGAGCAGAAGGGCGGGTACACCCGGCCGTAAAGCAGTGCCTGAGCAATAG
- a CDS encoding D-alanyl-D-alanine carboxypeptidase family protein, whose product MKRKNICAIIMVLILVLIVTVTGPALAATGTPTTGAVPNGTAPGVTQATIEQNPGAARKAAAEVPAATMETTAEAAVLMDAATGKVLWSKEQDKELPMASVTKIMTMLLACEALDQGKISLKDRVTVSENAWSMGGSQIYLEPGEEMGMEDMLISVAVGSANDASVAVAEHIAGSEEAFVEMMNNRAKELGCRHTRFANPTGLPAENHYTSAHDMAIILRQALTYPQFTKISSIYRYDIRGGDFVLWNTNKLLKWYEGVDAGKTGWTNEAKYCLAATAKRDGLRLISVVLGTPEPRSHFRETIKIFNYGFARYEAVHFAQRGERIKIVNVSKGTIDQVGVIAGADIAMAVPRGQKQNYKGKALLPEEIIAPLNKGQKVGEFVLLEGEKEVQRVPLLAQNQVGRASVFRQMHKALDQVF is encoded by the coding sequence ATGAAAAGAAAAAATATTTGTGCCATAATAATGGTGCTGATACTGGTTTTGATTGTCACCGTTACCGGGCCTGCGCTGGCGGCAACCGGTACACCAACAACCGGTGCGGTACCCAACGGGACAGCGCCCGGGGTAACGCAGGCAACCATCGAGCAAAATCCCGGTGCAGCCCGGAAAGCCGCTGCGGAGGTGCCTGCTGCGACTATGGAAACCACTGCGGAAGCAGCCGTGCTGATGGATGCAGCCACTGGCAAAGTGCTCTGGTCTAAAGAACAGGACAAAGAGCTACCCATGGCCAGTGTGACTAAAATTATGACCATGTTGTTGGCCTGCGAAGCACTGGATCAGGGTAAAATAAGCCTTAAAGATCGGGTTACGGTTTCGGAAAATGCCTGGAGTATGGGAGGTTCACAAATTTATCTGGAACCCGGCGAGGAAATGGGTATGGAGGATATGTTGATCTCCGTGGCCGTGGGATCGGCCAATGACGCATCCGTAGCCGTGGCAGAGCATATTGCCGGGTCGGAAGAAGCGTTCGTGGAAATGATGAATAACCGGGCCAAAGAACTGGGTTGCCGGCATACCAGGTTTGCTAATCCCACCGGGCTGCCCGCCGAAAACCATTATACCTCCGCCCACGACATGGCGATAATTTTGCGGCAGGCTTTGACATACCCGCAATTCACTAAAATTTCTTCTATTTACAGATATGATATCAGGGGTGGAGACTTTGTATTATGGAACACCAATAAACTGCTCAAGTGGTACGAGGGAGTGGACGCGGGTAAAACAGGCTGGACTAATGAAGCCAAATATTGCCTGGCGGCCACAGCCAAGCGGGACGGCCTGCGGCTGATTTCAGTGGTGCTGGGTACACCGGAGCCCCGCAGTCACTTCAGGGAAACCATCAAAATTTTCAATTACGGTTTTGCTCGCTATGAGGCTGTTCATTTTGCCCAGCGGGGGGAAAGGATCAAAATAGTTAATGTAAGCAAAGGTACCATTGACCAGGTAGGCGTTATTGCGGGTGCGGATATCGCCATGGCGGTACCCAGGGGACAAAAGCAAAATTATAAAGGAAAAGCGCTTTTGCCGGAGGAAATTATTGCCCCACTGAATAAGGGGCAAAAGGTGGGCGAGTTCGTTTTGCTGGAAGGGGAGAAAGAAGTGCAGCGTGTGCCATTACTAGCCCAGAACCAGGTTGGCAGGGCTTCGGTGTTCCGGCAAATGCACAAGGCTCTTGATCAGGTTTTTTAA
- a CDS encoding acyl-CoA dehydratase activase-related protein, which produces MSVTVGIPRALLYYYYYPQWKTFFDRLGVKTVVSRETTRGILEKGLKSTVDEACLPVKLAVGHVLDLKDRVDYIFLPRIVSTARREYICPKFLGFPDMVRNNIDNLPPLIDNNMDLYRKGSSLYNLFYAVGRQFTRNPARIYMAYKASLESLHSHYRDMEAGRLPVEDGDKPNYGNQGQDGGVHDVTIAVIGHPYNIYDRYISMNMIKRLREYGANVVTADHLPDDVFRREAGKLPKQLFWTLNQRMVGAAFYYFDHPDVDGLIHVASFGCGPDSMTGELIERYARQGSRKPLLNLTIDEHTGEAGMITRLEAFMDMVRWRRQLDDVAATL; this is translated from the coding sequence ATGTCCGTTACAGTGGGCATACCCAGAGCTTTGCTTTACTATTACTATTATCCTCAGTGGAAAACTTTCTTTGACCGCCTGGGCGTAAAAACCGTGGTTTCCCGGGAGACCACCAGGGGGATATTAGAAAAAGGATTAAAATCCACCGTTGATGAGGCTTGTTTGCCTGTCAAGCTGGCGGTGGGCCATGTACTGGATCTTAAGGACAGGGTGGACTACATATTTCTGCCGCGCATAGTCAGCACTGCCCGGAGGGAATATATCTGCCCCAAGTTTTTGGGTTTTCCCGACATGGTGCGTAATAATATTGATAACCTGCCGCCTCTAATTGATAACAATATGGATTTATACCGCAAAGGCAGCAGCCTGTATAATTTGTTTTATGCGGTGGGCAGGCAGTTTACCCGCAACCCGGCCCGCATTTATATGGCCTATAAAGCTTCTCTGGAATCGCTGCATAGTCATTACCGGGATATGGAGGCGGGACGGCTGCCGGTTGAAGATGGAGACAAACCCAATTATGGCAACCAGGGCCAAGATGGAGGCGTTCATGACGTCACCATTGCTGTTATCGGCCACCCGTACAATATATATGATCGCTATATCAGTATGAACATGATTAAGAGGCTGCGGGAATACGGGGCTAATGTTGTAACCGCGGATCACTTGCCGGATGATGTCTTTCGCAGGGAGGCCGGCAAACTGCCCAAACAGTTGTTTTGGACATTAAACCAGCGCATGGTGGGTGCCGCTTTTTACTATTTCGACCACCCGGATGTGGACGGGCTGATTCATGTGGCCTCCTTTGGCTGTGGGCCGGATTCAATGACGGGAGAGTTAATTGAAAGATACGCCCGGCAAGGTTCGCGCAAGCCATTGCTTAATTTGACCATTGACGAACATACCGGTGAGGCCGGTATGATCACGCGCCTTGAGGCGTTTATGGATATGGTCAGATGGCGCCGCCAACTGGACGATGTGGCTGCCACGTTGTAG
- a CDS encoding STAS domain-containing protein, with protein MNYTIKRENNYLIVSVVGEVDISLTDSLRQDVDRALTDYAVNRLVFDLTKVDFVDSAGLGVILGRYKKVAAGGGKVYLVGAKPQVKKVLDLSGLPRLMEMYPSVNILKDKIG; from the coding sequence GTGAATTATACAATTAAAAGGGAAAATAATTATCTGATAGTATCTGTAGTCGGTGAGGTAGATATTAGTCTGACCGATTCACTGCGTCAAGATGTGGACCGGGCACTTACGGATTATGCTGTCAACCGGCTGGTCTTTGACTTGACCAAAGTGGATTTTGTGGATAGCGCCGGTTTGGGGGTTATTTTAGGCCGGTACAAAAAAGTTGCAGCCGGGGGGGGAAAGGTGTATCTGGTAGGTGCCAAGCCCCAGGTGAAAAAAGTGCTGGATCTGTCCGGACTGCCACGTTTGATGGAAATGTATCCTTCGGTTAATATACTGAAGGACAAGATTGGATAG
- a CDS encoding dodecin family protein translates to MHIKVMEMVGESTDGWRSAVQSAITEASKTTNNIVGVEVVNFTANVENGRVVEYKANLKVAHTS, encoded by the coding sequence ATGCATATCAAAGTTATGGAAATGGTGGGGGAATCAACAGACGGTTGGCGCAGTGCGGTGCAGTCTGCTATTACCGAAGCCTCCAAAACAACAAACAATATTGTTGGTGTGGAGGTAGTTAACTTTACTGCCAATGTGGAAAATGGCCGGGTAGTGGAGTATAAAGCTAACCTCAAAGTAGCTCATACCAGTTAA
- a CDS encoding TrpB-like pyridoxal phosphate-dependent enzyme has product MSDVKILLTEKEMPEKWYNIMADMPNLPKPPLHPATKQPVGPEDLSAIFPMELIKQEVTQERWIEIPDEVREIYRLWRPSPLCRARRLEKALDTPAKIYYKYEGASPAGSHKLNTAVPQAYFNKQEGINRLTTETGAGQWGVALSQACNFFGMECKVYMVKVSYDQKPYRRSMMQIYGSTVVASPSDETEAGRKVLAADPESPGSLGIAISEAVEVAAQRDDTNYALGSVLNHVMLHQTVIGLEAKEQMAKAGDYPDIVIACCGGGSNFSGMAFPFVYDKLVQGAKVRLIAAEPSSCPTLTRGQFAYDFGDVAGLTPLLYMYTLGSEFMPPSIHSGGLRYHGDSPLVSQLLHDGIIEATSLDQTSIFKGAILFARCEGVVPAPESSHAIQCAINEALAAKEAGEARTILFNLSGHGLLDLPSYDKYMAGKMEDYPLPEEILSSALKNLPKI; this is encoded by the coding sequence ATGAGCGATGTAAAGATTTTGCTCACAGAAAAGGAAATGCCTGAAAAATGGTACAACATTATGGCGGACATGCCTAATTTGCCCAAGCCGCCGCTGCACCCGGCTACCAAGCAGCCCGTCGGCCCTGAAGATTTATCCGCTATTTTCCCCATGGAGTTGATCAAGCAAGAAGTCACCCAGGAGCGGTGGATTGAAATCCCTGATGAGGTGCGGGAAATATACCGCCTGTGGCGCCCTTCGCCCCTTTGCCGGGCCCGCCGCCTGGAAAAGGCGCTGGATACACCGGCTAAAATATACTATAAGTATGAAGGCGCCAGCCCTGCGGGCAGCCATAAGCTGAACACCGCCGTGCCACAGGCTTATTTTAATAAGCAAGAAGGTATCAACCGGCTGACTACCGAAACGGGAGCTGGCCAGTGGGGTGTGGCCCTGAGCCAGGCCTGCAATTTCTTTGGTATGGAATGTAAAGTTTACATGGTTAAGGTGAGTTACGATCAAAAACCCTACCGCCGGTCCATGATGCAAATTTATGGTTCCACGGTGGTGGCCAGTCCCAGCGATGAGACGGAGGCAGGCCGTAAAGTGCTGGCTGCCGATCCGGAAAGCCCGGGCAGCCTGGGCATTGCCATCAGCGAGGCGGTGGAAGTTGCTGCCCAGCGTGACGACACTAACTATGCCCTGGGCAGTGTGTTGAACCATGTAATGCTGCACCAGACCGTCATTGGTCTGGAAGCCAAGGAGCAAATGGCCAAAGCCGGGGATTACCCCGATATAGTGATTGCGTGTTGCGGCGGCGGCAGCAATTTCTCCGGCATGGCTTTTCCGTTTGTATACGATAAGCTTGTGCAGGGTGCCAAAGTAAGGCTCATTGCAGCTGAGCCTTCTTCATGTCCTACGCTTACCCGGGGACAGTTCGCTTACGATTTTGGCGATGTGGCCGGACTGACTCCACTGCTGTATATGTACACTTTAGGTTCCGAGTTCATGCCGCCCAGTATACACTCAGGCGGGCTGCGCTACCACGGAGACTCACCCCTGGTAAGCCAGTTGCTGCATGACGGCATTATTGAAGCTACCTCTTTGGATCAAACCTCCATATTCAAGGGAGCTATATTGTTTGCCCGCTGCGAGGGCGTGGTACCCGCGCCGGAATCATCCCACGCCATCCAATGTGCCATTAACGAGGCCCTGGCAGCCAAAGAAGCGGGCGAGGCCCGCACCATACTGTTTAACCTGAGCGGTCACGGGTTGCTGGACCTGCCATCCTACGACAAGTACATGGCGGGCAAAATGGAAGACTACCCGCTACCTGAAGAGATACTGTCCAGCGCCCTGAAAAACTTGCCTAAAATATAG
- a CDS encoding acyl-CoA dehydratase activase, producing the protein MYGYLGIDVGSVSTNLVLIGEDGTVKQSFYLRTRGRPIEVVQQGLKQMQAALPDKVKVAGVGTTGSGRHLAGVITGADIIKNEITTHAIAASNVEPGVQTILEIGGQDSKIIILRNGVVADFAMNTVCAAGTGSFLDQQASRLNIKIEEFGPLALQTTVPVRIAGRCAVFAESDMIHKQQMGYNVPDILAGLCEALVRNYLNNVGKGKEILPPIVFQGGVAANAGMKTAFEKALGYTVHVPPYYNVMGALGAAMLAREATNRKSTRFKGFEVAEMDFKAGGFACDGCPNVCEVVEILESGKVIARWGDRCGRWSNALARHEKIS; encoded by the coding sequence ATGTATGGATATCTAGGTATAGATGTGGGCTCGGTGAGTACTAATCTAGTGTTGATTGGTGAGGATGGGACGGTAAAACAGAGCTTTTACCTGCGCACCCGGGGAAGACCCATCGAAGTGGTGCAGCAGGGTTTAAAACAAATGCAGGCTGCACTGCCGGACAAAGTCAAAGTGGCCGGTGTGGGCACTACGGGCAGCGGCCGTCACCTGGCCGGGGTGATCACCGGCGCTGATATTATTAAAAATGAAATCACAACTCACGCCATTGCTGCCTCCAATGTGGAGCCCGGTGTACAAACCATATTGGAAATTGGTGGCCAGGACTCCAAAATAATTATACTGCGCAACGGGGTGGTGGCGGATTTTGCCATGAATACAGTTTGCGCCGCAGGGACAGGTTCATTTTTAGACCAGCAGGCCTCCCGCCTGAATATAAAAATTGAAGAGTTTGGCCCCCTGGCGCTGCAGACCACAGTACCGGTGCGCATTGCGGGGCGCTGCGCGGTTTTTGCCGAAAGTGATATGATTCATAAACAGCAAATGGGTTATAATGTACCCGATATTTTAGCCGGGCTGTGCGAGGCGCTGGTGCGCAATTATTTGAACAACGTAGGCAAAGGCAAAGAGATACTGCCGCCTATTGTGTTTCAGGGCGGGGTGGCCGCCAATGCCGGTATGAAGACCGCCTTTGAAAAAGCGCTGGGCTATACGGTGCATGTACCTCCTTATTATAACGTTATGGGGGCACTGGGCGCTGCCATGCTGGCCAGGGAAGCCACCAATCGTAAAAGCACCCGTTTTAAGGGATTTGAGGTTGCGGAAATGGATTTTAAGGCAGGTGGTTTTGCCTGTGACGGCTGTCCCAATGTATGCGAAGTGGTGGAAATACTTGAATCCGGGAAGGTCATTGCCCGCTGGGGTGACCGCTGCGGTCGCTGGAGCAATGCCCTGGCTCGTCACGAAAAAATTAGTTAA
- a CDS encoding pyrimidine-nucleoside phosphorylase, with protein MRTVDLIQKKRDGYSLNKEEIDFIVSGFTNETIPDYQMSAFLMAVYFQGMDTEETTHLTLAMVNSGDIMDLSGIHGIKVDKHSTGGVGDKTSLIVGPLVAAAGVPVAKMSGRGLGHTGGTIDKLESIEGFNVELTKEEFIDQVNKHKIAIVSQTGNLTPADKKIYALRDVTATVNSIPLIASSIMSKKIASGADAIVLDVKMGSGAFMKTLSDARELAETMVQIGKGLNKKTIAIITDMNQPLGYEVGNANEIKEAIEVLSGQGEAGLVKTCLTVAAYMTMAGGIYTDFNQACTALAGLLRGGGAMAKLKQFIQAQGGRTAVVDNPGLLPRAQNHLELKSDTAGYIQSIAAEPVGIAAMLLGAGRKTKNEPVDYAAGITLKKKVGDEVKHGDVLAVLHSNSTINRQSSQILNNAFAIGPQRPEELPVVYDVIK; from the coding sequence ATGAGAACGGTTGATTTGATACAAAAAAAACGTGATGGATACAGTCTGAATAAAGAGGAAATAGATTTTATAGTCAGCGGTTTTACCAACGAAACAATTCCCGACTATCAAATGTCAGCATTTTTAATGGCAGTGTATTTTCAGGGTATGGATACGGAAGAAACCACCCATTTAACTCTGGCTATGGTTAATTCCGGCGACATTATGGATTTATCCGGCATACACGGTATCAAGGTTGATAAGCACTCGACTGGAGGTGTGGGGGATAAAACCAGTTTAATTGTGGGTCCGCTGGTGGCTGCCGCAGGTGTTCCGGTGGCCAAAATGTCCGGTCGTGGCCTGGGGCATACCGGTGGCACTATAGATAAGCTGGAATCAATCGAGGGCTTTAATGTTGAGCTTACCAAGGAGGAATTTATAGATCAAGTAAATAAGCATAAAATAGCCATCGTAAGTCAAACTGGTAATTTAACTCCCGCCGATAAAAAAATTTATGCGCTGCGGGATGTTACCGCAACGGTTAATTCCATACCTTTAATTGCCAGCTCCATCATGAGTAAAAAAATAGCCTCCGGGGCCGATGCCATTGTCCTTGACGTTAAGATGGGTTCCGGTGCCTTTATGAAAACCTTGTCTGATGCCCGTGAATTGGCTGAAACAATGGTGCAGATAGGTAAAGGCTTGAATAAAAAGACCATTGCCATAATCACGGATATGAACCAGCCGTTGGGTTATGAAGTCGGCAACGCCAACGAAATTAAAGAAGCCATTGAGGTGCTTAGTGGTCAAGGGGAAGCAGGTTTAGTTAAAACCTGCTTAACAGTGGCCGCTTATATGACGATGGCCGGGGGCATCTATACAGATTTTAACCAGGCATGCACTGCATTGGCTGGATTGTTGCGCGGCGGTGGGGCCATGGCTAAGTTAAAGCAATTTATCCAGGCGCAGGGCGGCCGGACGGCAGTGGTGGATAATCCCGGTCTGCTGCCCCGGGCCCAAAATCACCTGGAATTAAAGTCTGATACAGCCGGTTATATTCAAAGCATTGCCGCCGAGCCGGTGGGTATTGCGGCTATGCTGCTTGGTGCAGGAAGAAAAACTAAAAATGAGCCGGTTGATTACGCTGCCGGTATAACTTTAAAGAAAAAAGTTGGGGATGAGGTGAAACACGGGGATGTGCTGGCTGTTTTGCACAGCAATAGTACTATAAACCGGCAAAGCAGCCAAATTTTAAACAATGCATTCGCTATAGGACCGCAAAGGCCAGAAGAATTGCCGGTTGTTTATGATGTTATAAAATAA